The Gossypium hirsutum isolate 1008001.06 chromosome D02, Gossypium_hirsutum_v2.1, whole genome shotgun sequence region CCAGATCTATTCTACTGAATCATAGGTGAAGTGATAAAAAATTTGTGTCGGATTCGAGACAAACCCTACCTTTAGAAACAACCCAAATCCAATCTTCTGATGTTATAAATCATGGTCATACACCAATTtaaaaaaaccccaaaattaGAATCATTACTGCTTCCAATCATGCTGAAACATCAATGGagattgttgttgttgtttttgagcttcatcatcatcatcatccttgCTGTTGCTAATACTAACCTTCACTTGATTCGCTGCTTTGTCCCCTTCAAATTCCCTAAACTTGTACAAGTACCGTTTCAACGGCACCGCATAGTTGTCGAAACCTAGCGTCGCCAAAGCCCAACAAATATCGTCTCCATTAACGGTCTTTCGCCTCTCTTTCCTGCATTTCTCCGATGCTTCGCCGGTGACGAAGCTGATGAACTCCGATACGCATTCTTGCATGGTTTCTTTAGCTTCTTTGGAGATTTTGGCGTTTGGGGGAAGGATTTGTTTCATTATTCGACCAACGTTGGCTATGGGGAGTAAATGGTCCTGCTCTTTAAAGCCGTAGCCATCGCCACCTCCATCATTTGATGTTCCAATGTTTTCGGCCATTTTTGGATAATACCCACCCTTCGCAAAGAACCTAACTGTTGATCAAAAGGTCAAAAGGTTAGTTCTGCAAATTACTtacatacatacatttgtacatgtgtgtatatatatataaatatgaagagatttaTGTCTTTTGGATATTGGATGTGAGATGTGATGAAGCATTTATGTCTTTTGGATATTGGATGTGAGATGTGATGAAGCTGATCATCAAGTGGGCATCAATGATGGGACACTGGGACCAAGTCTCAAACTATTGGATGTCTATTTGATTTCCGTCACATTTTATAGGAAGTCCTTGTTTTATGTCTTTTTAGTGgatttagtccctttattataatttgattatttctaagtccttttatttttcaaaatgtgttttttcattaaactcatcaagtatttcaaagtgatttatttttttaaaacatgttataacttggtgtaaaaaaaaacaataatatatattttagatttatagCACACCCACAATTTAAGTGAAAGAAATGTAacaaatataacaaatatatttataaaaattcacataatggtaaaattaattatttatcatgtaTAATGTTCAGAATTTGTATCTCATTGAGATCAATTTTTCATTGGCTTATTATATAAGAAAGACAAAACACACTCATAAAAATACAattgaatttgtatataaaaatattttagtaatttcataacTGATCAGTTGGTGCTTGGTTGACTCATGACATCAACTCAATAAATCATATtgataagtgtatatatatatatactaggtAATGGCACGTCCATTGTGtgggtaaaaaaattatattacaaatttttttacataaaatacaaATGAAGCTTTAATTGGAATTATAaagctaaaatattaaaatttatgggGTATTGGATCCAAATCccattatgtatatattaaaaagacaaaaaaaaatcccTCAAAGCATACTTATTATTTTGTAAAACGATTGAATATTTAGTAATTTCATAACTGAGTTGAAACAAAATTGAGAGGCGTCACcaatttaattacctatttaatatataatatagacATTTTTAAACTAACTAAATTAAGAGAAGGGATTGTATGAAACATTGATATTATtcctttttaatagtttaatgccACATCAACAATTTCATCTTGAATTTCAggattttcattttcatttgattttttttaaactattgaaaaaaaaaggatacAAATGACGTGTTGTCATTGTTTCATATAATATTTCCCCCTAAATTCAACCCTTATCAATTCAATGGTGAATTTTGTATAAAGGATAAAGGAATACTTGGTCTCtaaatttgacaaaattttacactttggtccttttaactttttttgGTCTACATTACTTTCCAAACTCGGTCCTTGAAGAAATCGTTGGTGGTATTGAAAAAAGTTGTTTAATTTGGGAATTAATATAAACAGAAAAAATTGTGAAATTCAGGGGTAAATGTTGCTTTGATGTCAATGTGTTGTAATGTAAGTTGACTAGGTCCACCAGTGGTGACAGCGAGGCCTGATCGTATATACTTTCCAAGTAATTTAGATTCATCGGCATGCAAcataaattatatatcattattggATGCAGATGGAGACAGGTAAATgactcattttttttttaaaatttattttctttttatcaacTTTAATTAGCTTTAATGTTGAACCAATGGGCTTAGAGTAAGCATACAGCATACTAATAATAAAGTTTAAGAGGTGGAGAATTGGAGAttatactaatcaaaacataaggTTTTGAGAGTGGATTCGATCAaacctttttatttgaaaaataaattaaaaattaaaaatacgaaGTGAGTTAACAGTGGGgttttttttattcaatcaatggatttaaatcaaattttgaagACGAAATTACtgtgataaataattttaaattcttgaaaataataataaaaaataaattttaagatattGCTCAAAGATTACATCATTCAGTACGACAGCATTAACATGTAGTGTTTCTTTTGTTCCTTAATTTAATGAAGTTGTCTGAAGTTGAAGAGATCTTACTTCCATTAtcctattattataatatatagcataactatttgatatatattaattattgagTTTTTCAGATTCAATTACTGAGATTAACAACATGTTATTTGTCTCCTTTATTtagtttgattttttaaaaatatcaattaaaaaacaCATGGCTGATTTttaagtgaaattaaaaaaaaattatacccatatatgaaataattctcatttaatgtaaaatatttatGTGCTGTCCGTACAATTCTAATTTTTATACGGTGTGGGAGAATGAATTATCCTACACTGTTTCATTTGTTTAAGGTGATATACTTGTGCGTTCATATGGGGCGAGAATTTAGAGGTGATTATGtccgggccgggttcgggctggatccagataaaattttaggctcattttttaGGCACGGGCCCGATCCGAAATATGAGCTTAAAAATTTGtttaagcccgagcccggctcatattaaattttacaacaccaaaatagcatattttaaaaagaaaatagcaTATTACAACaccaaaaaagttttacccgagacaagcgggcctcatttttttgcccaaacccatatttcgggcctatatttttacccgaaccatcccatttttcgggcgggccgtcggagCGGGCCGGGTAgtccaacccatgatcacctctaggcGAGATATATTTATATTGGTGtaatattaaagtgattttatatatattttttgtaattttttatacgaTTGATATTTTGGCAATTCAATCATTGAAATTTTCAAGATATTTGTATTGGTCATGCTTGTAAATTTTTCAATCGATGTAATTTCTCTATCATGTCAATCTAGaatattgtttatattaatatatatttaacggtTGAAGTTTTTGTACACAAAACAAatagttagaaatttttaatttgtaCCAAACTTGATATGCATGATCTACATGAATGGAGTATGAAATATGAcaatttgaattgttaaaatattaatcgtataaaTATATGATATTTGGTACACTGACGATATATATGATATTTGGTACACTGACGATAGAGTTTTTAGATTAGATAAGCAAGGTTACGGGATCCACAAGTGCCCTATAATGGTATAgtagaatatttaaaaaatagatattttaaagAAAGAGACACATGTCGAAATTTTAAATCACACTACCAATATATCAAATActcacctatatatatataatggacCATGACATGAACCATAAGCGAGGAATGTGGTTTCGGCCATTGTACTagaagttagattgtattttgctcATTTTACTGAAAAAATTGGTAAATTAGCCTATGTgcattagatcaaaaagtaaatagccatttaatcaaaaaatttatccatttttattgttaaaaagtaGTCCACGAATGtcagcatgaggtacacgtggcacGCTATGTATAATTGTTTGGTTATTCCGTCAGTcacactagtttttaacagtagaaatgaatgaaatttttattcaaacaGACTAAATTTCTCATTGATCCAatgtacaaaaattaatttattcatttataataGTTGATGACAACACATCTGATTCTTGCAAGTAAATCTAGATCTATTTAATAGTAATATATGAAAGGAAACAGAAGAAAAGACACTCAACTTTCTTGATAAACTTGCTAGCATTAAAACCATAAATTAAGTACAAACACAAAAGTGGATTAATTCCATAGGATGATATTTGTGTGTGTGTGCCTATGTATTATAAAATATCCACTACTTTCTTCATTGAGTAATGTTTTGATGTTGGGTTTTTCATGTAATTGTCCCATTCTGAATGATTCCCCAAAATGTTAAAACTGGTTCATCAAATAAATGTGCAtattctaaaattaatttatttaaatcttCAAAGTCTTTTCAGAGTCAAAGTGATTCCTTTTCTTTATGGATAAAGTGACTTTCTTGATAACCCAAGACCGAAGAAAACTTAAGTGGAAGCAGCAATACCTAGAATTAAGCTTTATAGAAATGCTGGTGGAAGTTTGATACACAATTACATAATGTAgacaaatatttaaataatttgaatttattaaaaacataaataaaaaaataacaaggattAATGCCAACAATACAAGtgtgtttattaaaaattcatatataaattaattgatgTTTTGATTATAATGATAAAAGTAATTGTTTATTGtgcattataaaattaaatttatgagaTCAAGTTTTGTTATTAGCCttatattatgcttaagttgtgGGTGTAATATTTTTACTCTAATTTAGTTGATTTTAGttactatatattttttttaaactttgaaaTAGTAGCAACTAAATCGTTAGatcaaattttgctattattcTCGTACTATATGTAAGTGGTAACATCTTAAAttcggcctaaacgttatgaccgaatttcAAAGAAcattagccattgaaatggctaaGTAAAAGCATCCGATTCTAAAATCACTTTTTCgttaaattttcaaaacttagcATGGTTGAAAAGAAAACATTGTTGAAACTCTGGTTAATTAGGCCATCCGttgttaagtttaatttatttattggtcgtgccattttaaaaaaaaaaaaacttagttgatTGCATTGGAAAATCCCTTGTTAAAAACTTAGATTTACCTCTTGTGTAGTAGGATATTTGTTGCGTCTTATTTTCATAGAAAATCCCATATTTTAagtcatatttaaaataatttctaaacttGTTCAGTTTCCGTCAAAAGTCATGCATGCAAAAATACCAGTTCAAAAATGTTCTATACCATAGTCCGAATTTAAATAAACTTTACAAtcctaaataaaaataagaataataccgaaataaaaaaattaataaaaaataatgtgcCAAAAATTTCGTAAAGAGACCTCCAAATGCCGAATCGAAGCCTAGTCTTGATGATTGTCTATAAAGAGCAAAGTGGGGGTGAACTTAAAAAGCCCAGTGTGAGTCCATATAAAATAAGCATTTAATCTATCAAACAATCATTcatcaatttataaaattcaacCAATTTGACAAGTAAATACAACATACAAACATGGCATGCTCAATGTTTCAATGCAATAATCCTACCCAttcatccactacacaccacgagttccccagaacctgtaacaccccttacctttattcgacaccggaatatggtacgaggcattactagaacacatacacttataaacatgttaaaccaagttataaaatttcattcaaatttaaactctttaaatttttaacatgcttttatacatcttcacgttataacttcaaaatactatatttgtaacaaatagggcttctgagacccaatacatattcatgcaattcaatacttcatttccatttcatttaattcacgattctcatgttcacgattcaattcaatttctcaatccaatatacatttcaataccataataattaatttaattcaaatcatatcatttgcaatttctatttaattcacgtacaattcaatttcattaggttcaatactaatacatatttatcatttaacttAATGTCCCCTTTTTgcgtcattttacacttcaagcatgaacttagtattttatttccttttcactcccgtttcctatgcatatcacacaagatataaacattacactcaaccatagtcgcaagctagtctttttgaagactaaccacatgataaaccattttaataaagattacaaactttaaaccttaccacccttttacgatcacaagcatatttccatctagacatttaccatctcaatgcataattttataaatttaatgtggcgtaatccagccacaacttggccaaagcctaagcatacacaccaaacatgctagccaaataaacatatagtatgagcattataagcatggataagcaccacatttattcatgtatcaaacttaccaacatgagttaattcataaaccatttttgacattgctacataccaaatcatataccaagtataccacatacacatactatgaaactttattttctcacatgaactttaaccataactaataatgcacaattataaacatcatttcttttcaatcgtttatcgattataatcgagcatatggccaattatacacaaatcattcatatgttcttccaaatttcctcctcctcctctccattccacatccttaatggacataacactcttagaaataacattttctatagtttcactattcacttacatGTATACTTAAAACTATCtctccgagtcagagtcactaaattatttttacctagagctacagagatccaaattaagaaccgttaattttccccgaaactagattcacatatcttcttaccataaaattttaagaatttttggtttagcaaaatagtacattttattctttaaagtttctcctgtttcactgctcaacagttctgacctctcttcactaaaaattaattatctcattgtacagaatttggatattttttccgtttgtttctcttgaaaatagattcaccgaggattctaaaaatataaactttatcccataattatttttttacaattttttacaattttccaaaatcagaacaggggattccaaactcattctgaatttgtctaactaaacttcaaatatctcaaaatatataactgtTTTGCttgatttgtttcttttatgtgaaaatagactcattcagcttaaatttcatatattattcagcctctaattcaatttccaccatttttggtgattttttaaagtcacacaactgttgctgtctaaactgttttgttgctaaatgtactctttcataatttcactttttcactttcgatcacaattcaattcaaaatttacttttccatttctacgtcgatattcaattcaattccacacctatattcattattcaattacacttagtcaatttcccgatgaacacttcggaataataacagatactcggtggattcagcacatagcaaccaccttattaatcaatgatgtccggtggaatcagcacatagcaaccaccttactaatcagTGATGTTCgtagtaaaattatactttaatttcataaaatatgaataattttatgtttaatcccataaaaatgatgaaattataaattggtacataaaaaatttatattttaaccctcaaaacttttataATTCTATACCTAccctttaaaataatttataacttCCCCTATGGTAATATTTTTATTCAGATATTATGGCATACCATGATCGTATTAAAACAAAATCCGGCAGCCAAGATTAAAGAAAAAAGCACGCAGCGACTTTACAATTAAAAGAGCAAGAAAAAAGAGTTATAATTGAAGTGTTTATGAAATGGGAGGTTTTCCCTAAAACCTAGGGGCTTTGgtggtttaattaattaaatgggaaattatattaaatttcaatggttttgatttttataaaattttaatattaagagaattagtt contains the following coding sequences:
- the LOC107908117 gene encoding nuclear transcription factor Y subunit B-5, with the protein product MAENIGTSNDGGGDGYGFKEQDHLLPIANVGRIMKQILPPNAKISKEAKETMQECVSEFISFVTGEASEKCRKERRKTVNGDDICWALATLGFDNYAVPLKRYLYKFREFEGDKAANQVKVSISNSKDDDDDEAQKQQQQSPLMFQHDWKQ